CACGTACTACTAGTAGTATTGAACATTCCCTAATCAACCTGATTTCATCAGCTGCTTGCTAAACCCCCCCACCCAATaccagaaggaaaagaaaaatgggggGCACCAAAACCCCCAAGAACTACGGCACGAACCAACCTAGACTGATGAGCagcagagaggaggaagggggcaCCAACCAACCGGGGCTCGCTGACTAGTGGGACCCCCACAGGCCCCAGGACCTCCAGTTGAGCACGCCGccccacccgcgccgccgcctgtcctcctcgccggccgcggcgtcctccggctccttctcctcctccgccgtgagGTACTCGGCGCCGTCTTCCGCCTTCGGGGCCTCTTCTGGAGCAggagaagccgccgccgccgccggcggcggcggcggcgggagggggagggggtcgacggcggcgacctCCTTGCCCTTCCCCTTGCCGGCCTTGTCCTTGGCGGCGTCCTTGGCTGCTGCGGCGCGCTTcttgcggccgcggcggcccccgcccttgccgccgccctccctctcctccttggcCAGGTGCTCCTCGAAGGCCTCGATGGCGCGGTGGATGGCCTCGCGGTCGGCCTCCGGTGACCCGTCCCAGCGGGACCAGTAGGCCGTGTAGCACCCGAAGCACCCGCAGCCGAGCTCCGGGCGGTGGCCCCCCGCCCTCGCCTCCTCCCCGGCCCTcgccacggccggcggcgccgaggacCGCAGCGAGGCGAGCACCAGGTAGGCCagcacctccttcccctcggccccgagcggcgccgcggccgcgagcaccgccgcggGGAGCAGACGCACCagcaccgcctccgccgtcacctcccctcccgccgccgcagccgccgacggcagcgacggcgacgggtGCACCTTGCCCTTCCccatcgccctcctcctccttcgcgAGCCTTCTTCCTCGGCTTCGATTTGTTTTcgctttgttttgttttttcggAAAATGGAATATTTTTCTCTGGTTGGTTAGCTTGCTTGGGTTTTAAGCGACCTCTCTGCCCGCGGCGCTCGTGTGGGCCCCGCCGTTTTTTTTTAATGGGAGGGGCGGTAGGGTCGGGTAGATAGGGGCTGCGGCGGAGTGGAttaggtgcggcggcgggggtgggtgGGGTCGGCGCGGGGGTGGAGCGTCGGATGGGCGGTGGACGGCtgggatgcggccagaggtggcGTGGGGCAGGGGACCCGGGGATCAGGGAGCACGGATTCGGACTTGCGGTGGCGTAGTTTCTGACGTTACGCTTTCGGGGAACCTGGTTGCTTTAACTTTTTCGACCATGCTTTTTGGTTGAGGTCAGGGGAGGATGCACGGCGGATTGGGGACTACTTTCCATTTCCTGCCAATGGAGTACGGCTGAGTTTTTGCCAGCCCGGCATCGAGTGTTCTTCTGTTCTGTTAGACCGTCTCCAACCGATTATCCCAATTCTACTCTCTATATTGCTATATAGTTATCCATTTAGCTAACTTTCACTGTCTATTTGTCCATGATTTCTAACAGACTAGCTATATACTCTTCTTTCCCGTCCTCCCGTCTGCCCGCTCGTCGCCGCACAGCACCGCCCGCCCAGCCTCGAGGagcgcacgcgccgccgcctccatagCCTAgccgccggcccctcctccctccccaccaATCATATCCCCTGTCCCCTCCGGCCTCCACCGTCCGCAGGCAGCGATGAAGGCGTCCGCGGCCTCGCGCTACGCGGCCTATGACTCGCCGTCCCGTccccgtcgccgcgccgcgcggcggcgccttcCGCGCCGACACCGGGAGGAGCGCACGGGAGCAGCAGTCGCGCGTTGGTGGTCGCGGGGAGATCCGGGCGCGACCTGCGGGGCGCCGTCGGCTTGCCGCAGCCCCACCACCAGGGCAACCTAGGCTCCGTGCTGCGGCGGCTCATCTCCATGGACAAAAAACCGCCTTCCGCCAAGGCCCGCCTCCCAGTCCCtcctgccgccgtcgccgccgcggcgaagaCCAACGCCAAAACGCGGACGCTCGCCATGGTGCTGCACAGCGAGCAGGAGCTCCTGGCGCAGAGCTAGGCGcaggaggaagagatcgccaCGCTCCGCCTACAGCTCGAGAACAAGGACCGGGAGGTGGAGCGGCTGAAGGACCTCTGCCTGCGGCAGCGGGAGGAGATCAGGAACGCatccgcgccgcgccgtggtCGAGGCTCTGCGCGTGCCgccggggccgcggccgggctCGGCGAGCCACCGTGGCCGTGGTCGAGGCTCTGCGCGCGCCGCTGGGGCCGTGGTCGACCTCTGCGCCGTGCCGCCGGGGGCTGCGGCTGAGCTCCGCGCCTCGCCCCTCCCACCGCCACGGGtgcaagctccgccgccgcggcccgccccTCTCGCCGACGTGGGcgcgagctccaccgccgccacggaCGGACGGACGTGGCGAGGCGGAGCCGGGCGGCGCGGTTGTTGCTGCCgccgagggccgccgccgcggacgccggaAGTGGGACCCGCGCACGGGGGGAGCAGATGGCGAGCTCCTTGCGCTCGGGGAAGGAAGCGAGCGGAGAGCGGAGGGGCGCACATACAGAATGTGATAGCGAGAGGAGTTGGTTGAAGAGGTTGTTGGACGCCGATTTCAGCAGTGATCCGCTTTTTTCCCGAGGCGTGGCGCGATACCGAGACTGTTGGACTTGCTCTTAGAGGCCGGGTTCCCTAGTACTTGTTGTACTAGGGaactttgaccgttaattactAGTATTAAGTGAAGgcagtttgcaaaactaactccacaactctGTGCTActccgcgagacgaatctaatgatgtctttgaccgcacaattagaggatgattactgtagcattattgtagccaatcacggattaattaccatcattaaattcgtcgcgcaaagttgtacccatccgtgaaaaggttttacaaataaatttcgtttagttcTTCATGCATACAAGATTCTTTTTGTAGTACTAGGTGTTCTAGCGAACCAAATAGGGCCAGATCCATCCTAGGTAAGTGATCTATCTTGGCAATCAAAATTTTTCCAGAAACATAGGAGATTTGTGGGTATGTTAGGAGACCATAAGCATTCAAAACTTATGCTTAAGCATAGAATGTTCTGAATATTAGGAAGCCGTGAGCAATTGTCTTCTAGTTACGCTTACGTTTTCTCCTATTGTCTTTTATATGCTCTATTTGTATTCCAAGGGTTTGCATTTCCAAACAGCGTTAGCTAAGTGATTCAAAATTTACACGTAAATTTATGTGGTTCTGAATATTC
This genomic interval from Panicum virgatum strain AP13 chromosome 8K, P.virgatum_v5, whole genome shotgun sequence contains the following:
- the LOC120644365 gene encoding uncharacterized protein LOC120644365 — encoded protein: MGKGKVHPSPSLPSAAAAAGGEVTAEAVLVRLLPAAVLAAAAPLGAEGKEVLAYLVLASLRSSAPPAVARAGEEARAGGHRPELGCGCFGCYTAYWSRWDGSPEADREAIHRAIEAFEEHLAKEEREGGGKGGGRRGRKKRAAAAKDAAKDKAGKGKGKEVAAVDPLPLPPPPPPAAAAASPAPEEAPKAEDGAEYLTAEEEKEPEDAAAGEEDRRRRGWGGVLNWRSWGLWGSH